The sequence CAATGGATTTAAAACCACAATTTTTTAGCATCTGTATATTTTCCTCTAATGTGTATGGGATAAGTACATTTTCTAGTGCCTCTCTTTTTTTTGTAATTTCATTAATACTATAACCTTGTTGTTTTTTAAAGCAGTAGTAACGATCAATCATTTCTTTATCAAGTTTTTTATCTTGAGTGGTCATTTTTTCACTCATAATAAAAATTCCTTGTTTTTTGTAAAGTGCGTTAGCAATTTTTTGGATAAGTTTTTCACGATATAAGGGTCTAATAAATTGTATGGTGTAGTGTGCAATAATTGCATCGCAATCTAAAAAATTTGTTTTTAAAAAATCTTGACATTCAAAATGGATATCATAGCCATAGGCTTTTGATTTTTCCATAGCTCTTTGTATCATTGCAGGAGAATTATCAAGTCCATAAAGCAAAGATTCTTTTTGAAGAGTTTGTTTGAGTGAAAGTAAAAAATTCCCTGTAGAGCTACCAAGATCATAGATGATAGGCATAGCTTTATCTTTGATGTGATAGTGAATAAAATCGATACTAAGTTCAAGTGTGGTGTTGTAATAAGGGATAGAGCGTGTCAACATGTCATCAAATACACTAGCAACCTTAGAATCAAATTCAAATTGCTTACCATAGTCTTGTGCAAAGAGATTATCTTTCAATTTTTCCTCCATTTTTTAAGGAAAATAAAAGAAATAAGAAACCAGAACCAAGAATCATGAGAGAAAAAACACCAATCATTTTGACCATTCCAATATAATGTACAAAAATTTGTGTAAGAAGTGGAGAGATAAATTGTCCCATAAATAATGAGCTTGCTAAAAACCCATATGCCCTAGGACGCTCATATTCATAAGCAAGACTAAAAAGCCAAGCATTGTTATTTACAGTGATAAGACCAATGCCAACCCCTATTAATCCAAAGCCAATTAAAATACTTTTAAAGTCATGTAAAAGGCTAATGCAGGCGAAACCTATACCAAAAATACTAAAAGCAATAAAAAAAATCTCATAGATATTAAAAATTTTTCTTATTCTGGGGTAGAGTAATGAACCAATTGCCATAGCAACAGATGCTGCAGCCATGCATTTTCCGATATTGGATTGCCTGATTCCTAAATCTTGGGTCATAAAAAATGGAAGTTGTGTGGGTGCGATATAAAAGCAAGTCATACAAAAAATTGCCATGATGTATACAGGGAGAAATTTTGTAAAATTAAATGGAGGGTGAAGTGTTTTTGTGTGGTTATTATGTGTGTGTTTAATGGGTTCAAAGAGCTGAAAAAATGCAAAAATCAAAATTAAGATTCCAAGAAAATATACTAAAAAAGGATAACGCCAATCTAAATCTGCAAGATATCCCCCAAGAATCAAAAAGATTCCTCCACCAAATGCCATAAAAAATCCTTGTAGTGCAAGTGCTTTTTCTCTTCTTATACCCGTATAATAATCAGCTAATAAAACTCCAATACCCGTCATTAAAAATGCTGCACTAATACCAAGAATAGAGCGTGAAAATAAAATATAATAAATATTGTCTAGAAAAAATCCAGCAATTCCTGCAAGACTCCAAATAAAAAGAGAAATAAAAATAATATTTAATTTTTTGAATTTTTCATACATAAAGCCAGCTATTGGAGAAAATAACATCATAAAAAGAGCAGGGATTGTTAGAATAAGCTTAGAGAGAACTTCAATAGAATACCCGATATGTGAGAAATGATTTTGTAATGCAGGTAGTGAGGGGGCAATAATTGTTGCACCCAAAACTGTCGTTGCAGCAATGGAAAAAAGAGAAGCTTTAAAAACTTTACTTTCAGTAAAGTAAAAAAGCAACTCTTCATAGGTTTTATTTTGCATAACAATCCTTGTAAATATTTTACAAATTGTATATGCAACTTATTAATAAATCAAGAGTATCACTTGCCTCTTACATAGGTATTGATATAGTATTTTACAGAACCCATACCTTCTTTTAAAGCCCATTCATAAGCTTGAGAGACGAATTCCCAATTAATATGGCTGTAGAATTTTTCCAAATACGCAGGTCTTGCATTTTTGTGATCAACATAATATGCATGTTCCCACACATCTACTACAAGTAAAGGAATCTTATTTTGTGTGATAGGAGTAGCAGCATTGCTAGTTTGAATAATTTCTAATTTATTGCTTGCAGGATCCAATACAAGCCAGCACCAGCCAGAACCAAATAAAGTTGTAGCACTAGATAAGAACTTTTCCTTAAAGGATTCTGTAGAACCAAATTCTTTTTCTAGAGCAGCCTTTAATGAGTCGCTCATTGAATTTGTTTGTGGTGCAATGCAATCCCAGTAAAAATCATGATTATAAACTTGTGCTGCATTATTAAAGAGTCCACCGCTTGATTTTGTAATAATGTCAAATAGATCACTATTTGCAAATTCACTATCTTTAATAAGATTGTTAAGGTTATTTACATAAGTTTGGTGATGTTTTCCATAATGGTATTCAAAAGTCACTGGACTTAAAAAATCCCCCATAGAATCTTTTTCATAAGGTAATTGTCTTAGTTCAAACATTTAAAGTCTCCTGATTTGAAATTTATTCATCCATAAAAATTGTTTGGATGCATCATTGTAACTAAATATGTTTTGTTTTAAATAAATAATGAAAAATAAAAGTAGATAATAACTTGGCTATAATTTAGAAAAATTTCAAAGGAAATAAAATGCAGCTTGAAGAGTTGATAGAGTTGGATAAAAAATATATTCTTCCTACTTACAATAGAGGGTTGGTAGATTTTTCATATGGTAAGGGGGCAAGGCTTTTTAGTGCATGTGGCAAAGATTATATAGATTTTGGTAGCGGA is a genomic window of Helicobacter anatolicus containing:
- a CDS encoding MFS transporter, translated to MQNKTYEELLFYFTESKVFKASLFSIAATTVLGATIIAPSLPALQNHFSHIGYSIEVLSKLILTIPALFMMLFSPIAGFMYEKFKKLNIIFISLFIWSLAGIAGFFLDNIYYILFSRSILGISAAFLMTGIGVLLADYYTGIRREKALALQGFFMAFGGGIFLILGGYLADLDWRYPFLVYFLGILILIFAFFQLFEPIKHTHNNHTKTLHPPFNFTKFLPVYIMAIFCMTCFYIAPTQLPFFMTQDLGIRQSNIGKCMAAASVAMAIGSLLYPRIRKIFNIYEIFFIAFSIFGIGFACISLLHDFKSILIGFGLIGVGIGLITVNNNAWLFSLAYEYERPRAYGFLASSLFMGQFISPLLTQIFVHYIGMVKMIGVFSLMILGSGFLFLLFSLKNGGKIER
- the sodB gene encoding superoxide dismutase; amino-acid sequence: MFELRQLPYEKDSMGDFLSPVTFEYHYGKHHQTYVNNLNNLIKDSEFANSDLFDIITKSSGGLFNNAAQVYNHDFYWDCIAPQTNSMSDSLKAALEKEFGSTESFKEKFLSSATTLFGSGWCWLVLDPASNKLEIIQTSNAATPITQNKIPLLVVDVWEHAYYVDHKNARPAYLEKFYSHINWEFVSQAYEWALKEGMGSVKYYINTYVRGK
- the cmoA gene encoding carboxy-S-adenosyl-L-methionine synthase CmoA, which produces MKDNLFAQDYGKQFEFDSKVASVFDDMLTRSIPYYNTTLELSIDFIHYHIKDKAMPIIYDLGSSTGNFLLSLKQTLQKESLLYGLDNSPAMIQRAMEKSKAYGYDIHFECQDFLKTNFLDCDAIIAHYTIQFIRPLYREKLIQKIANALYKKQGIFIMSEKMTTQDKKLDKEMIDRYYCFKKQQGYSINEITKKREALENVLIPYTLEENIQMLKNCGFKSIEVLFKWINFGTIIAKI